Proteins from one Streptomyces genisteinicus genomic window:
- a CDS encoding response regulator: protein MREEGKITVFLVDDHEVVRRGVHELLSGEADIEVVGEAGTAADALVRIVATAPDVAVLDVRLPDGSGVEVCREIRSQNEDIACLMLTSYADDEALFDAIMAGASGYVLKAIRGSELLTAVRDVAAGRSLLDPVATARVLERLRDGGRPRGDDRLAALTDQERRILDLIGEGLTNRVIGERLHLAEKTIKNYVSSLLSKLGMERRSQAAAYVARLQAESERNGA from the coding sequence GTGCGCGAAGAAGGAAAAATCACCGTATTCCTGGTCGACGATCACGAGGTCGTGCGCCGCGGAGTCCATGAGCTGCTCTCCGGCGAGGCCGATATCGAGGTCGTCGGAGAGGCGGGCACGGCGGCAGACGCGCTGGTCAGGATCGTGGCGACCGCTCCGGACGTGGCGGTGCTCGACGTCCGGCTGCCCGACGGCAGCGGTGTGGAGGTGTGCCGCGAGATCCGGTCGCAGAACGAGGACATCGCCTGCCTGATGCTCACCTCCTACGCGGACGACGAGGCGCTCTTCGACGCGATCATGGCGGGGGCCTCGGGTTACGTGCTCAAGGCGATCCGGGGCAGCGAACTGCTGACCGCCGTGCGGGACGTCGCCGCCGGCCGGTCGCTGCTGGACCCGGTGGCCACCGCACGCGTCCTGGAGCGGCTGCGGGACGGCGGCAGGCCCCGCGGGGACGACCGCCTGGCCGCCCTGACGGACCAGGAGCGGCGGATCCTGGACCTGATCGGCGAGGGGCTGACGAACCGGGTCATCGGCGAGAGGCTGCACCTCGCCGAGAAGACGATCAAGAACTACGTGTCCAGCCTGCTCTCCAAGCTGGGCATGGAGCGCCGCTCCCAGGCCGCCGCCTACGTGGCGCGCCTCCAGGCGGAGAGCGAGCGCAACGGCGCCTGA
- the pdhA gene encoding pyruvate dehydrogenase (acetyl-transferring) E1 component subunit alpha — protein MTVESTAARKPRRSSKRASAAGKPQSSEPQLVQLLTPEGVRVEHPEYDIDLSADEMRGLYRDMVLTRRFDGEATALQRQGELGLWASLLGQEAAQIGSGRALRDDDYVFPTYREHGVAWCRGVDPTNLLGMFRGVNHGGWDPNTNNFHLYTIVIGSQTLHATGYAMGVAKDGADSAVIAYFGDGASSQGDVAESFTFSAVYNAPVVFFCQNNQWAISEPTEKQTRVPLYQRAQGFGFPGVRVDGNDVLACLAVTRSALERARRGEGPTLVEAFTYRMGAHTTSDDPTKYRHDDERQAWEAKDPIQRLRTYLETEGHADAAFFAALEEESDTLAKRVREAVRAMPDPQDMAMFDHIYADGHALVDEERAEFAAYQASFAEEGK, from the coding sequence GTGACCGTGGAGAGCACTGCCGCGCGCAAACCGCGACGCAGCAGCAAGCGCGCCAGCGCAGCCGGAAAGCCACAGAGTTCCGAGCCCCAGCTCGTACAGCTGCTGACGCCCGAGGGCGTCCGCGTCGAGCATCCGGAATACGACATCGACCTGAGCGCCGACGAGATGCGCGGCCTGTACCGGGACATGGTCCTGACCCGCCGCTTCGACGGCGAGGCGACCGCCCTCCAGCGTCAGGGCGAGCTCGGCCTGTGGGCCTCGCTGCTCGGCCAGGAGGCCGCCCAGATCGGCTCGGGACGCGCCCTGCGCGACGACGACTACGTCTTCCCGACCTACCGCGAGCACGGCGTCGCCTGGTGCCGCGGGGTCGACCCGACCAACCTGCTCGGCATGTTCCGCGGTGTGAACCACGGCGGCTGGGACCCGAACACCAACAACTTCCACCTGTACACGATCGTCATCGGCTCGCAGACGCTGCACGCCACCGGCTACGCGATGGGCGTGGCCAAGGACGGCGCGGACTCCGCCGTGATCGCGTACTTCGGCGACGGCGCCTCCAGCCAGGGCGACGTGGCCGAGTCCTTCACCTTCTCCGCGGTCTACAACGCCCCGGTCGTCTTCTTCTGCCAGAACAACCAGTGGGCGATCTCCGAGCCCACCGAGAAGCAGACCCGGGTGCCGCTCTACCAGCGCGCGCAGGGCTTCGGCTTCCCCGGCGTCCGGGTCGACGGCAACGACGTGCTCGCCTGCCTGGCCGTGACCCGGTCGGCGCTGGAGCGCGCCCGCCGCGGCGAGGGGCCGACCCTGGTCGAGGCGTTCACCTACCGGATGGGCGCCCACACGACCTCGGACGACCCCACCAAGTACCGCCACGACGACGAGCGCCAGGCGTGGGAGGCGAAGGACCCGATCCAGCGCCTGCGCACCTACCTCGAGACCGAGGGCCACGCCGACGCCGCCTTCTTCGCCGCCCTGGAGGAGGAGAGCGACACCCTCGCCAAGCGTGTGCGCGAGGCCGTGCGGGCCATGCCCGACCCGCAGGACATGGCGATGTTCGACCACATCTACGCCGACGGCCACGCGCTCGTCGACGAGGAGCGCGCCGAGTTCGCCGCCTACCAGGCGTCGTTCGCCGAGGAGGGCAAGTAA
- a CDS encoding alpha-ketoacid dehydrogenase subunit beta has translation MAVQKLPLAKALNESLRKALETDPKVLIMGEDVGKLGGVFRITDGLQKDFGEDRVIDTPLAESGIVGTAIGLALRGYRPVVEIQFDGFVFPAYDQIVTQLAKMHARALGKIKLPVVVRIPYGGGIGAVEHHSESPEALFAHVAGLKVVSPSNASDGYWMLQQAIQSDDPVIFFEPKRRYWDKGEVDTEAIPGPLHTARVAREGADLTLAAYGPMVKVCLEAAAAAQEEGKSVEVVDLRSMSPIDFDTLQTSVEKTRRLVVVHEAPVFYGSGAEIAARITERCFYHLEAPVLRVGGFHAPYPPARLEEEYLPGLDRVLDAVDRSLAY, from the coding sequence ATGGCCGTACAGAAGCTCCCTCTCGCCAAGGCGCTCAACGAGTCGCTGCGCAAGGCCCTGGAGACGGACCCCAAGGTCCTGATCATGGGTGAGGACGTCGGCAAGCTCGGCGGCGTCTTCCGCATCACCGACGGGCTCCAGAAGGACTTCGGCGAGGACCGGGTCATCGACACCCCGCTCGCCGAGTCCGGCATCGTCGGCACCGCGATCGGCCTGGCGCTGCGCGGCTACCGGCCCGTGGTGGAGATCCAGTTCGACGGGTTCGTCTTCCCGGCGTACGACCAGATCGTCACCCAGCTCGCGAAGATGCACGCCCGCGCGCTCGGCAAGATCAAGCTGCCCGTCGTCGTCCGCATCCCCTACGGCGGCGGCATCGGCGCGGTGGAGCACCACTCCGAGTCCCCCGAGGCGCTCTTCGCGCACGTGGCGGGCCTCAAGGTGGTCTCCCCCTCGAACGCCTCCGACGGCTACTGGATGCTCCAGCAGGCCATCCAGAGCGACGACCCGGTCATCTTCTTCGAGCCGAAGCGGCGCTACTGGGACAAGGGCGAGGTCGACACCGAGGCCATCCCCGGCCCGCTCCACACCGCCCGCGTCGCCCGCGAGGGCGCCGACCTCACCCTGGCCGCCTACGGCCCGATGGTGAAGGTCTGCCTGGAGGCCGCCGCGGCCGCCCAGGAGGAGGGCAAGTCGGTGGAGGTCGTGGACCTCAGGTCGATGTCCCCGATCGACTTCGACACCCTCCAGACCTCGGTCGAGAAGACCCGGCGGCTGGTCGTGGTGCACGAGGCCCCGGTGTTCTACGGCTCCGGTGCGGAGATCGCGGCGCGCATCACCGAACGCTGCTTCTACCACCTGGAGGCCCCGGTGCTCAGGGTCGGCGGATTCCACGCCCCGTACCCGCCGGCCCGCCTGGAGGAGGAGTACCTTCCGGGACTGGACCGGGTGCTGGACGCCGTCGACCGCTCGCTCGCGTACTGA
- a CDS encoding dihydrolipoamide acetyltransferase family protein → MTADTSLRFREFKMPDVGEGLTEAEILKWYVQPGDTVTDGQVVCEVETAKAAVELPIPYDGVVHELRFEEGTTVDVGTSIITIDVAPGSAPADQAPAPEPVAAAEPEPAAEEEEKPKGRQPVLVGYGVAESSTKRRPRKQTAAVPEQAAAAIQAEMNGHGSVVPDTRPLAKPPVRKLAKDLGIDLATVTPTGPDGIITREDVHAAAAPAPAPVAAEPAPAAVPVAAEPVASGARETRVPIKGVRKATAAAMVGSAFTAPHVTEFVTLDVTRTMKLVEELKADKDMAGLRVNPLLLIAKALLVAIRRNPGINASWDEAAQEIVQKHYVNLGIAAATPRGLIVPNIKDAHDKTLPELAAALGELVATAREGRTTPAAMQGGTVTITNVGVFGVDTGTPILNPGESAILAVGAIKLQPWVHKGKVKPRQVTTLALSFDHRLVDGELGSKVLADVAAVLEQPKRLITWA, encoded by the coding sequence ATGACCGCAGACACTTCCCTGCGTTTCCGCGAGTTCAAGATGCCCGACGTGGGCGAGGGACTCACCGAGGCCGAGATCCTCAAGTGGTACGTCCAGCCCGGTGACACCGTCACCGACGGGCAGGTCGTGTGCGAGGTCGAGACGGCGAAGGCGGCCGTCGAGCTGCCGATCCCGTACGACGGCGTCGTCCACGAGCTCCGCTTCGAGGAGGGGACCACCGTCGACGTCGGCACGTCGATCATCACGATCGACGTGGCGCCCGGGTCGGCCCCCGCCGACCAGGCCCCGGCCCCCGAGCCCGTTGCCGCCGCGGAGCCCGAGCCCGCAGCCGAGGAGGAGGAGAAGCCGAAGGGCCGCCAGCCCGTGCTCGTCGGCTACGGCGTGGCCGAGTCCTCCACCAAGCGCCGGCCGCGCAAGCAGACCGCCGCCGTGCCGGAGCAGGCCGCAGCCGCGATCCAGGCCGAGATGAACGGCCACGGCTCCGTCGTGCCGGACACCCGTCCGCTGGCCAAGCCGCCGGTCCGCAAGCTCGCCAAGGACCTGGGCATCGACCTGGCCACGGTGACGCCGACCGGTCCCGACGGGATCATCACCCGGGAGGACGTCCACGCCGCCGCGGCTCCGGCACCCGCCCCGGTGGCCGCGGAGCCCGCGCCCGCCGCGGTGCCGGTGGCGGCCGAGCCCGTCGCGTCCGGCGCCCGCGAGACCCGCGTCCCGATCAAGGGCGTGCGCAAGGCGACCGCGGCCGCGATGGTCGGCAGCGCCTTCACCGCGCCGCATGTCACCGAGTTCGTCACCCTCGACGTGACCCGCACCATGAAGCTCGTCGAGGAGCTGAAGGCCGACAAGGACATGGCGGGGCTGCGGGTCAACCCGCTGCTGCTGATCGCCAAGGCCCTCCTCGTCGCCATCAGGCGGAACCCGGGGATCAACGCGTCCTGGGACGAGGCCGCCCAGGAGATCGTCCAGAAGCACTACGTGAACCTGGGCATCGCCGCGGCCACCCCGCGCGGTCTGATCGTGCCGAACATCAAGGACGCGCATGACAAGACCCTGCCGGAACTCGCCGCCGCGCTCGGCGAACTGGTCGCCACCGCCCGTGAGGGCAGGACCACCCCGGCGGCGATGCAGGGCGGCACGGTGACCATCACCAACGTCGGCGTCTTCGGCGTCGACACCGGTACGCCCATCCTGAACCCCGGTGAGTCGGCCATCCTCGCGGTCGGCGCGATCAAGCTCCAGCCGTGGGTGCACAAGGGCAAGGTCAAGCCCCGTCAGGTGACCACGCTCGCGCTCTCCTTCGACCACCGTCTGGTCGACGGAGAACTGGGCTCCAAGGTCCTCGCCGACGTGGCGGCGGTCCTGGAGCAGCCGAAGCGACTGATCACCTGGGCGTGA
- a CDS encoding GntR family transcriptional regulator, whose product MPAPASAPATAPAKQPPAAERVYAHIKQAVLDREYEGGTLLTEGELAEAVGVSRTPVREALLKLEVEGLIKLYPKKGALVLAVSAQEIADVVETRLLVEEFAVRKAVPAPARLITRLEELLGEQRRHLDAGDLAAFAVSDRCFHAEIVRHAGNEILSKLYDQLRDRQLRMGVAIMQALPDRVSRNYAEHREILDRIRAGDADGAAACVRQHLGRVKDLVRGDDR is encoded by the coding sequence ATGCCCGCCCCCGCCTCCGCACCGGCCACCGCCCCCGCCAAGCAGCCACCCGCCGCAGAGCGCGTCTACGCCCACATCAAGCAGGCCGTGCTCGACCGCGAGTACGAGGGCGGCACCCTGCTCACCGAGGGCGAGCTGGCCGAAGCGGTCGGAGTCTCGCGCACCCCGGTGCGCGAGGCGCTGCTCAAGCTGGAGGTCGAAGGGCTGATCAAGCTCTATCCCAAGAAGGGCGCCCTGGTGCTCGCCGTCTCCGCGCAGGAGATCGCGGATGTCGTCGAGACCCGCCTGCTGGTCGAGGAGTTCGCGGTCCGCAAGGCCGTCCCGGCTCCCGCGCGGCTGATCACCCGGCTCGAAGAGCTCCTCGGCGAACAGCGCCGCCACCTCGACGCGGGCGACCTGGCCGCCTTCGCCGTCAGCGACCGCTGCTTCCACGCGGAGATCGTCCGCCACGCCGGGAACGAGATCCTCTCCAAGCTCTACGACCAGCTGCGCGACCGTCAGCTGCGCATGGGAGTGGCCATCATGCAGGCCCTCCCCGACCGCGTGAGCCGCAACTACGCGGAGCACCGCGAGATCCTCGACAGGATCCGGGCCGGCGACGCCGACGGCGCGGCCGCCTGCGTGCGGCAGCACCTCGGCCGGGTCAAGGACCTGGTCCGGGGTGATGACCGGTGA
- a CDS encoding MFS transporter — protein MSASSSATGALLPGDPPGGRRAAAVWGIGVAVYFVAVIFRTSLGVAGLDAADRFDVNASALSTFSILQLLVYAGMQIPVGLMVDRLGTKKVLTLGVVLFTAGQLGFALSPSYGMALASRALLGCGDAMTFISVLRLGTRWFPVRKGPLVAQVAALFGMAGNLVSTLVIARMLHGLGWTATFAGSAVAGVVVLVLLLLFLKDHPEGHEPPPVRHAGAAFVRRQIAASWREPGTRLGMWVHFTTQFPAMVFLLLWGMPFLVEAQHLTRETAGALLTLVVASNMVVGLVYGQVIARHHAARAPLALGTIGASALLWATTIAYPGGTAPMWLLITLCTVLGACGPASMIGFDFARPANPPERQGTASGIVNMGGFVASMTTLLAVGVLLDATGDDYRIAFASVFVLQALGVTQILRLRSRTARRERERLVASRVEAVHVPV, from the coding sequence GTGAGCGCCTCCTCCTCCGCCACCGGCGCCCTGCTGCCCGGCGACCCTCCCGGCGGCCGCCGTGCGGCCGCGGTCTGGGGCATCGGCGTCGCCGTCTACTTCGTGGCCGTCATCTTCCGGACCTCGCTCGGGGTCGCCGGACTCGACGCGGCCGACCGTTTCGACGTCAACGCGTCCGCCCTGTCGACCTTCTCCATCCTCCAGCTCCTCGTCTACGCGGGCATGCAGATACCCGTCGGCCTGATGGTCGACCGGCTCGGCACGAAGAAGGTCCTCACCCTGGGCGTCGTCCTCTTCACCGCCGGCCAGCTGGGCTTCGCGCTCTCCCCGTCGTACGGCATGGCGCTCGCCTCCCGTGCCCTGCTCGGCTGCGGCGACGCCATGACCTTCATCAGCGTGCTCCGGCTGGGCACCCGCTGGTTCCCCGTGCGCAAGGGTCCGCTGGTGGCCCAGGTCGCCGCCCTGTTCGGCATGGCCGGCAACCTCGTCTCCACCCTGGTCATCGCCCGGATGCTGCACGGCCTGGGATGGACCGCGACGTTCGCCGGGAGCGCCGTGGCGGGGGTCGTGGTCCTCGTCCTGCTGCTGCTCTTCCTCAAGGACCATCCCGAAGGGCACGAGCCGCCTCCCGTGCGGCACGCGGGGGCCGCCTTCGTACGGCGCCAGATCGCCGCCTCGTGGCGCGAACCCGGCACCCGGCTCGGCATGTGGGTCCACTTCACCACCCAGTTCCCCGCGATGGTGTTCCTGCTGCTGTGGGGGATGCCGTTCCTCGTCGAGGCCCAGCACCTGACCCGCGAGACCGCCGGCGCGCTGCTGACCCTCGTGGTGGCGTCCAACATGGTCGTCGGCCTCGTCTACGGACAGGTCATCGCCCGGCACCACGCCGCCCGCGCGCCCCTGGCCCTCGGCACCATCGGCGCCAGCGCGCTGCTGTGGGCCACGACCATCGCCTACCCGGGGGGTACGGCGCCGATGTGGCTGCTGATCACCCTGTGCACCGTCCTCGGGGCATGCGGCCCCGCGTCGATGATCGGCTTCGACTTCGCCCGTCCCGCCAACCCGCCCGAGCGCCAGGGCACCGCCTCCGGCATCGTCAACATGGGCGGCTTCGTCGCCTCGATGACCACGCTGCTCGCCGTGGGCGTCCTGCTCGACGCGACGGGCGACGACTACCGGATCGCCTTCGCGTCCGTCTTCGTGCTCCAGGCCCTCGGCGTCACCCAGATCCTGCGGCTGCGGTCCCGCACCGCGCGCCGGGAGCGGGAGCGCCTGGTCGCCAGCCGCGTCGAGGCCGTGCACGTGCCGGTGTGA
- a CDS encoding maleylpyruvate isomerase family mycothiol-dependent enzyme → MTVHPSLQNYADAWTHAVEAIAELVQPLVEGEWNRATPCPGWSVRDIVSHVIGMECEMLGDPRPIHSLPRDLYHVQSEFARYMEMQVDVRRHHTAPEMTSEFEYVLIRRARQLRNENRAPDTLVRAPLGTEQTLEVAYRKRAFDTWVHEQDLRVALGTPGNLDSPGAYVARDLLIEALPKVVAKDAGAPAQSAVVFDVSGPVEFLRTVRVDAEGRGTVDGSPSLGPLVTLATDWETFYRLACGRVRPAAVADRVKADGDTELAEAILRVLAVTP, encoded by the coding sequence GTGACCGTCCATCCCAGCCTGCAGAACTACGCCGATGCCTGGACCCACGCAGTCGAAGCGATAGCCGAGCTGGTGCAGCCGCTCGTCGAGGGCGAGTGGAACCGCGCCACACCGTGCCCGGGCTGGTCGGTGCGCGACATCGTCTCGCACGTCATCGGCATGGAGTGCGAGATGCTGGGCGACCCGCGCCCCATCCACTCCCTGCCGCGCGATCTCTACCACGTGCAGAGCGAGTTCGCCCGCTACATGGAGATGCAGGTCGACGTGCGGCGGCATCACACCGCGCCCGAGATGACGTCCGAGTTCGAGTACGTCCTGATCCGCCGGGCCCGCCAGCTGCGCAACGAGAACCGGGCGCCGGACACGCTGGTGCGCGCCCCGCTGGGCACCGAGCAGACGCTGGAAGTCGCCTACCGGAAGCGGGCGTTCGACACCTGGGTGCACGAGCAGGACCTGCGGGTGGCGCTGGGCACGCCGGGCAACCTCGACTCTCCGGGCGCCTACGTCGCCCGGGACCTCCTCATCGAGGCGCTGCCCAAGGTGGTCGCGAAGGACGCGGGTGCTCCGGCGCAGTCCGCGGTGGTCTTCGACGTGAGCGGTCCGGTGGAGTTCCTGAGGACGGTCCGGGTCGACGCGGAGGGACGCGGCACGGTGGACGGTTCGCCGTCGCTGGGGCCGCTCGTGACGCTGGCGACGGACTGGGAGACGTTCTACCGGCTCGCCTGCGGTCGGGTGCGCCCCGCGGCGGTCGCGGACCGGGTGAAGGCGGACGGGGACACGGAGCTGGCCGAGGCGATCCTGCGGGTGCTGGCGGTCACCCCGTAG
- a CDS encoding carbon-nitrogen family hydrolase, producing MRASLVQISVEPDESVESRRRRVASLVRGQSDADLVVLPELWPVGAFAYQEFEAAAETPDGPTCQALSAAARDAGVWLHAGSVVEKAADGTLYNTSLVISPAGELAATYRKIHRFGFDKGEAVMMGAGRDLVTVPVPGHLTLGLATCYDLRFPELFRALADDGAQALVIPAGWPARRRDHWTLLARARAVENQAYVLACGTAGTHAGVEQAGHSIVVDPWGETLAEAGPGEEVLTVDLDPAKVESTRDVFPALKDRRLGLAPPSRLRD from the coding sequence GTGCGCGCCTCCCTCGTGCAGATCTCGGTGGAACCGGACGAATCGGTGGAATCCCGCAGGCGCCGCGTCGCCTCGCTGGTCCGCGGACAGAGCGACGCCGACCTCGTCGTCCTCCCGGAGCTGTGGCCCGTCGGAGCCTTCGCCTACCAGGAGTTCGAGGCGGCGGCCGAGACGCCGGACGGCCCGACCTGCCAGGCCCTGTCCGCCGCCGCGCGCGACGCCGGGGTGTGGCTGCACGCCGGGTCCGTCGTCGAGAAGGCCGCCGACGGCACCCTCTACAACACGTCCCTCGTCATCTCTCCCGCCGGCGAGCTCGCCGCCACCTACCGCAAGATCCACCGGTTCGGCTTCGACAAGGGCGAGGCGGTCATGATGGGCGCCGGCCGCGACCTCGTCACCGTCCCCGTCCCCGGCCACCTCACCCTGGGCCTCGCCACCTGCTACGACCTGCGCTTCCCCGAACTCTTCCGCGCGCTCGCCGACGACGGGGCCCAGGCGCTCGTGATCCCGGCCGGCTGGCCGGCCAGGCGCCGCGACCACTGGACGCTGCTCGCCAGGGCCCGCGCCGTCGAGAACCAGGCGTACGTTCTCGCCTGCGGCACCGCCGGGACCCACGCCGGCGTCGAACAGGCCGGCCACAGCATCGTCGTCGACCCCTGGGGCGAGACCCTGGCGGAGGCGGGCCCCGGCGAGGAAGTGCTCACCGTGGACCTCGACCCCGCCAAGGTGGAGTCCACCCGCGACGTCTTCCCGGCGCTCAAGGACCGGCGCCTGGGGCTGGCGCCGCCGTCACGGCTCCGGGACTGA
- a CDS encoding LURP-one-related/scramblase family protein, translating to MKYLVRDKIFAIGDDYWIDDEHGRHAFLVDGKALRLRDTLELKDRDGHVLVTLRQKLFSLRGAMTVEQEGEPLATIRRKRLSLLRNHYRVTLAEGTELDVSGRILDREFVVEYDGELLAHISRRWLTLRDTYGVDVVREDADAALLIAVAVCVIRMAEREREED from the coding sequence ATGAAATACCTCGTACGCGACAAGATCTTCGCCATCGGTGACGACTACTGGATCGACGACGAGCACGGCCGGCACGCCTTCCTCGTCGACGGGAAGGCACTGCGGCTGCGCGACACCCTGGAGCTGAAGGACCGCGACGGGCACGTGCTGGTGACGTTGCGGCAGAAGCTGTTCAGCCTGCGCGGTGCGATGACCGTCGAGCAGGAGGGGGAGCCGCTCGCGACCATCCGGCGCAAGCGGCTCTCCCTGCTGCGCAACCACTACCGGGTCACCCTCGCCGAGGGGACGGAGCTGGATGTCAGCGGGCGGATCCTCGACCGCGAGTTCGTCGTGGAGTACGACGGCGAGCTGCTGGCGCACATCTCGCGGCGGTGGCTCACGCTCCGGGACACGTACGGCGTGGACGTGGTCCGCGAGGACGCCGACGCCGCGCTGCTGATCGCGGTCGCCGTGTGCGTGATCAGGATGGCGGAGCGGGAGCGCGAGGAGGACTGA
- a CDS encoding ABC transporter ATP-binding protein, whose translation MTAVLRADRLCISHRGPDETVAAVRDVSLEIAAGETVALVGRSGSGKTSLLMALGLLATPDQGTVRVEGRDTAGMRDAELSALRRHRIGFVFQAFNLLPQLTAEENVAMAHRSGLRGGTERAVRLLEQVGLGHRLRHRPHQLSAGEQQRIAIARALVNEPAVVLADEPTGNLDAETESGVLDVLTRGAAGGGSAVLLVTHSGEVASRADRVLRIEGGTCAQDVEHTGFGKGARS comes from the coding sequence GTGACAGCCGTACTGAGAGCCGATCGGCTCTGCATCTCCCACCGGGGCCCCGACGAGACCGTCGCCGCCGTGCGTGACGTGTCGCTGGAGATCGCTGCGGGCGAGACCGTCGCCCTGGTCGGGCGGTCGGGCAGCGGGAAGACGAGCCTGCTCATGGCCCTGGGCCTGCTGGCGACGCCCGACCAGGGCACGGTCCGGGTGGAGGGACGGGACACGGCCGGTATGCGGGACGCCGAACTCTCCGCCCTGCGCCGCCACCGCATCGGCTTCGTCTTCCAGGCGTTCAACCTCCTGCCCCAGTTGACGGCGGAGGAGAACGTCGCCATGGCCCACCGCTCGGGGCTGCGCGGCGGCACGGAGCGCGCGGTGCGGTTGCTCGAACAGGTCGGGCTCGGACACCGGCTGCGGCACCGGCCGCACCAGCTCTCCGCAGGCGAGCAGCAGCGCATCGCCATCGCGCGGGCGCTGGTCAACGAACCCGCGGTCGTCCTCGCCGACGAACCGACCGGGAATCTGGACGCCGAGACCGAGTCCGGCGTACTCGACGTCCTCACCCGGGGCGCGGCCGGCGGTGGGTCTGCGGTCCTGCTGGTCACCCACAGCGGTGAGGTGGCCTCCAGGGCCGACCGGGTGCTGCGCATCGAAGGCGGGACCTGTGCCCAGGACGTGGAGCACACCGGCTTCGGGAAGGGTGCGCGCTCGTGA
- a CDS encoding FtsX-like permease family protein has translation MTSLHHGLLNARRFARRSFASSLALALCGTLSLAAATVVRGAERTAEATLSSGTSLQQIDLEPRAEDSAAKRLTPSTLAAVAAMKGVRSVEPVLQASFDSGADASLPPFLLHATSARTAVPPPMSRQVREAVFPLRGHEVVLPVVGDGQDLTGLLGRTVSVSYTQRIGENRGTPVTDRVTVVGLYDPSWQLDGPNAAYAATPLVAKWAAAREGVETGRYLETRGFAKATVVTSGPGAVGGVLDRLHEQRFHAYAVADRVRELPVLLELFRWGALLLLGLLAVAAAVTGAGLGSGLLRERVHEIGLLRAVGRTRREVAAGFAVEFGATGLAAGAAGALLGTVGGVLAVRGLAGVEIFAGRLPDGLVLPGPWAVTATFLLPAAAVLLGAARPLRRAVRTDPTRALRDW, from the coding sequence GTGACGTCACTGCACCACGGGTTGCTGAACGCACGGAGGTTCGCCCGGCGTTCGTTCGCCTCCTCGCTGGCCCTCGCGCTCTGCGGCACCCTCTCGCTGGCAGCCGCGACGGTCGTGCGCGGAGCCGAGCGGACCGCCGAGGCGACGCTGTCGTCCGGAACGAGCCTCCAGCAGATCGACCTGGAGCCCCGTGCCGAGGACTCGGCGGCCAAACGCCTCACCCCCTCCACCCTGGCAGCCGTGGCCGCCATGAAGGGCGTCCGCTCCGTCGAGCCCGTGCTGCAGGCGTCCTTCGACAGCGGAGCCGACGCGAGCCTGCCGCCGTTCCTGCTCCACGCCACCTCCGCCCGCACGGCCGTGCCGCCGCCGATGAGCCGGCAGGTCCGGGAGGCGGTCTTCCCCCTCCGCGGACACGAGGTGGTCCTCCCCGTCGTCGGGGACGGCCAGGACCTGACCGGGCTGCTCGGCCGGACCGTGTCCGTCAGCTACACCCAGCGCATCGGCGAGAACCGCGGCACCCCGGTCACCGACCGCGTCACCGTCGTCGGGCTGTACGACCCCTCCTGGCAGCTCGACGGGCCGAACGCCGCCTACGCGGCCACGCCCCTGGTGGCGAAGTGGGCGGCGGCCCGGGAGGGGGTGGAGACCGGGCGCTACCTGGAGACGCGGGGCTTCGCCAAGGCGACGGTGGTGACCTCGGGACCGGGGGCGGTCGGCGGAGTTCTGGACCGCCTGCACGAGCAGCGCTTCCACGCGTACGCGGTGGCCGACCGCGTACGGGAGCTGCCGGTGCTGCTGGAGCTCTTCCGGTGGGGGGCGCTGCTCCTGCTCGGACTGCTGGCCGTCGCGGCGGCCGTCACGGGCGCCGGACTCGGCAGCGGGCTGCTGCGCGAGAGGGTGCACGAGATCGGACTGCTCCGGGCCGTCGGCCGGACGCGGCGCGAGGTGGCCGCCGGCTTCGCCGTCGAGTTCGGGGCGACGGGGCTCGCGGCGGGCGCGGCGGGGGCGCTGCTCGGCACGGTGGGCGGTGTGCTGGCCGTCCGGGGGCTGGCGGGAGTGGAGATCTTCGCCGGCCGGCTCCCGGACGGACTGGTGCTGCCCGGCCCGTGGGCGGTCACGGCGACCTTCCTGCTGCCGGCGGCCGCCGTCCTCCTCGGCGCCGCCCGTCCGCTGCGCCGCGCCGTCCGCACCGACCCGACCAGGGCGCTGCGCGACTGGTGA